The Phoenix dactylifera cultivar Barhee BC4 chromosome 9, palm_55x_up_171113_PBpolish2nd_filt_p, whole genome shotgun sequence genome window below encodes:
- the LOC120111977 gene encoding uncharacterized protein LOC120111977 gives MFEDDEEDLDYESYSRRGKKADDSKDNNLGSIKMKIPIFQGKNDPELYLEWERKVEHVFDCHNYSNEKKVKLAAVEFTDYASIWWDQLMISRRRIGERPIRSWEDMKLVMRKRFVPSHYYRDLHRKLQGLVQGSMSVEDYYKEMEMAMIKANIEEDREATMARFIGGLNKEVADVVELQHYVEMEELLHKAIKIEKQIKSKGSKSGLASSSTWKSNWKDNKSASKTKEDAKPKDSVAISKGKTETNTSSKSRNVKCFRCQGFGHIASQCPNKRIMIMLENGDIESASSSEDEMPPLENCSDIDIEEPVHGDMLVTRRALSIQPKDDGDKEQREHIFHTRCHVKGKICTMIIDSGSCTNVASTLLVDKLELPTMKHPNPYKLQWLNECGEVRVNKQVLVSFSIGKYTDEILCDVAPMHASHILLGRPWQFDRKVTHNGYKNHYSFMMNNRTVVLTPLKPLQAYEDQIRIARECKKREGESERKNANERSEIESREKSIQKKEKSKKMSVFAEKNEVKSVMFSRQQLLVLMYKDVYLSTNDLNPSLPSVVVTLLQEFEDIFPKEIPNGLPPLRGIEHQIDFMPGSTIPNRPAYRANPEETKEIQRQVDELVKKGIVRESLSPCSVPVILVPKKDGTWRMCVDCRAINKITVKYRHRLQAGFAKQL, from the coding sequence atgtttgaagatgatgaagaagatttaGATTATGAATCTTACTCTAGAAGGGGAAAGAAGGCCGATGATTCAAAAGATAATAATCTGGGCAGCATCAAGATGAAGATTCCTATCTTTCAAGGAAAGAATGATCCCGAACTTTACTTGGAATGGGAGAGAAAAGTTGAACATGTGTTTGATTGTCACAACTATTCAAATGAGAAAAAGGTGAAATTGGCAGCCGTTGAGTTCACGGATTATGCAAGCATATGGTGGGATCAATTGATGATTAGTCGGCGAAGGATTGGAGAAAGGCCAATTCGGTCATGGGAAGATATGAAATTGGTAATGCGCAAGAGATTTGTACCTAGCCATTACTATAGAGATTTACATAGAAAGTTACAAGGGCTGGTTCAAGGCTCCATGAGTGTGGAAGACTATTATAAAGAAATGGAGATGGCAATGATTAAAGCTAATATAGAGGAAGATCGAGAGGCTACCATGGCAAGATTTATTGGAGGCTTAAACAAAGAGGTTGCTGATGTGGTTGAATTGCAACACTATGTGGAGATGGAGGAGCTGTTGCACAAGGCCATCAAAATAGAAAAGCAAATCAAGTCCAAAGGATCCAAATCGGGTTTGGCTTCTAGTTCCACATGGAAGTCTAATTGGAAGGATAACAAATCTGcctcaaaaacaaaagaagatgcaaagcCAAAAGATTCGGTTGCTATTTCAAAAGGTAAAACCGAAACTAACACTTCTTCTAAATCACGTAATGTTAAGTGTTTTAGGTGCCAAGGATTTGGGCATATTGCTTCCCAATGCCCAAACAAGAGGATTATGATTATGTTGGAGAATGGTGACATTGAAAGTGCTAGTTCAAGTGAGGATGAGATGCCACCCTTAGAAAATTGCAGTGATATTGACATTGAAGAACCTGTACATGGAGATATGTTGGTGACAAGAAGAGCACTAAGCATCCAGCCTAAGGATGATGGTGATAAGGAGCAACGTGAACATATTTTCCATACTAGATGTCATGTGAAGGGAAAGATATGTACCATGATTATTGATAGCGGAAGCTGCACTAATGTTGCTAGTACTTTGTTAGTAGATAAGCTGGAGTTACCCACCATGAAGCATCCTAATCCATACAAGTTGCAATGGTTAAATGAATGTGGAGAAGTGAGGGTAAACAagcaagtgctcgtttcattttcaattggCAAATACACAGATGAGATTCTTTGTGATGTGGCACCAATGCATGCTAGTCATATTTTGCTTGGACGACCATGGCAGTTTGATAGGAAGGTTACACACAATGGATACAAAAACCATTATTCTTTTATGATGAACAACCGCACTGTAGTCCTAACCCCTCTCAAACCTTTGCAAGCTTATGAAGATCAGATTCGGATAGCGAGAGAGtgtaaaaagagagaaggtgAGTCCGAGAGGAAAAATGCAAATGAAAGGAGTGAGATTGAGAGCAGAGAGAAAAgtattcaaaaaaaagagaaaagtaaaaaaatgagTGTGTTTGCTGAAAAAAATGAGGTTAAGAGTGTTATGTTCTCAAGACAGCAACTACTTGTACTTATGTACAAGGATGTTTATCTTTCTACTAACGATCTTAACCCCTCCTTGCCTAGTGTTGTTGTGACTTTATTGCAGGAATTTGAGGACATATTTCCAAAAGAGATTCCTAATGGACTACCACCCTTAAGAGGCATTGAGCATCAAATAGACTTCATGCCCGGTTCTACCATTCCAAACAGACCTGCATATAGAGCTAATCCCGAAGAAACAAAGGAAATCCAAAGGCAAGTGGATGAGCTGGTGAAAAAGGGAATTGTCAGAGAAAGTCTTAGCCCATGTTCGGTTCCTGTCATCCTAGTCCCAAAGAAAGATGGAAcatggcgcatgtgtgtggatTGCCGAGCCATCAACAAAATAACAGTTAAGTATAGACATCGCCTACAAGCTGGATTTGCCAAGCAACTATAG